One Archangium lipolyticum DNA segment encodes these proteins:
- a CDS encoding TolC family protein, with amino-acid sequence MRSPPRSPAASTILGSISLLLAGTTALAQPALDERQYVARVLASSLEGRVAEQEARLGRAEAVGAGAWPNPALEWERQKTTSGTRDGESQDVWMASIPLVLSGRLGLEAEAADRNARAAEARHEWARAGLRHEATRTFAAVLAARERRSILEQSLAELLRLAEAIATRERAGEAAGYDRLRIELEAATVRDALRGAGLDAHRAEAQALRLLGPGVTALPPLEGSLQMERPLPDGAALLAELEEKRGDLRALALEAGGAEAARRAAGRGWIPEPSLRAGAQFLDVGLPGAGAGYVVGVGLPLPFFDRRQGEAARAEARRELARARHAALLHEARSRLATALEAVSGRRERLTKYRTEVLERAEELRQIAATAYRGGSAELLVLVDAERAAREARLTAVELTESLIEAETDLLLLAGTPEGTTPRSATR; translated from the coding sequence ATGCGCTCACCTCCACGGAGTCCGGCCGCCTCTACTATCCTGGGTAGTATCTCCCTGCTGCTGGCTGGCACGACGGCCCTGGCCCAGCCCGCGCTCGACGAGCGGCAATATGTGGCGCGGGTGCTCGCCTCGAGCCTGGAAGGCCGCGTCGCCGAGCAGGAGGCCAGGCTGGGCCGGGCCGAAGCCGTGGGTGCCGGCGCGTGGCCCAACCCCGCGCTGGAGTGGGAGCGCCAGAAGACGACCTCCGGAACCCGGGACGGAGAGAGCCAGGACGTGTGGATGGCCTCCATCCCCTTGGTGCTCTCCGGACGGCTGGGGTTGGAGGCCGAGGCGGCGGACCGGAACGCGAGGGCCGCCGAGGCGCGGCACGAATGGGCGCGGGCGGGTCTGCGGCATGAGGCGACGAGGACCTTCGCGGCGGTGCTGGCGGCCCGGGAGCGCCGGTCCATCCTGGAGCAATCGCTCGCCGAGCTGCTGCGCCTGGCCGAGGCCATCGCCACCCGCGAGAGGGCGGGAGAGGCCGCGGGCTACGACCGGCTGCGCATCGAGCTGGAGGCGGCGACGGTGCGGGATGCACTGCGCGGCGCCGGGCTGGACGCGCATCGGGCCGAGGCCCAGGCGCTGCGGCTGCTCGGGCCCGGAGTAACGGCGCTTCCCCCGCTCGAGGGCTCGCTCCAGATGGAGAGGCCCCTGCCGGACGGGGCCGCGCTGTTGGCGGAGCTGGAGGAGAAGCGCGGTGACTTGCGCGCCCTCGCGCTCGAGGCCGGTGGAGCGGAGGCCGCCCGGCGTGCGGCGGGCCGGGGTTGGATTCCAGAGCCCTCCCTCCGCGCGGGCGCGCAATTCCTCGACGTGGGACTGCCGGGCGCGGGGGCCGGGTACGTGGTGGGCGTGGGACTGCCGCTGCCCTTCTTCGACCGCCGCCAGGGAGAGGCGGCCCGGGCGGAAGCGCGCCGGGAGCTCGCCCGGGCCCGCCACGCGGCACTCCTCCACGAGGCGCGGAGCCGGCTCGCGACCGCCCTCGAGGCGGTGTCCGGCCGGCGGGAGCGGCTGACGAAGTACCGGACCGAGGTGCTCGAACGTGCGGAGGAGCTGCGCCAGATCGCCGCGACCGCCTACCGGGGAGGCAGTGCCGAGCTCCTCGTGCTGGTGGATGCCGAGCGCGCCGCCCGTGAGGCGCGGCTGACCGCCGTCGAGCTGACGGAGTCCCTGATCGAGGCGGAGACGGACCTTCTTCTTCTCG
- a CDS encoding M56 family metallopeptidase, whose amino-acid sequence MMAALAFLLECSATAALIGMAVSLLVWPALRLLQGQALQRVPALRADLAFVLGTLPALASLGVVAAAAAPPFAAALGLAADHCLGHGHHVHLCFLHSAHVRPVLATVGAFSLAVFLFRAGETVLRLLRMRARLSALESLGTRRPGRFPIVAVPGAPRLCHAVGLVRRRILLSASLAESLTPAELRSALAHEEAHLRRRDPLLGVLLGVAGLFAAPFLSRACAAAHQMAAEEACDAEAAAAVGDGGLVAGALVKVAALQQRLSHVTGDAPAFGALALERRVRLLLDEAARATTAHALRVTGAVALATGLLSLAHSAFLHHAVETALHILF is encoded by the coding sequence ATGATGGCGGCCCTGGCCTTCCTGCTGGAGTGCTCCGCGACGGCGGCCCTCATCGGGATGGCCGTGTCGCTGCTGGTGTGGCCGGCGCTCCGGCTCCTCCAAGGCCAGGCGTTGCAGCGTGTTCCGGCGCTCCGCGCGGACCTGGCTTTCGTGCTCGGGACGCTGCCCGCCCTGGCCTCGCTGGGTGTGGTGGCCGCCGCGGCCGCGCCTCCGTTCGCCGCGGCGCTCGGTCTGGCGGCCGACCACTGTCTGGGCCATGGACACCACGTGCACCTGTGCTTCCTCCACTCGGCGCACGTGAGGCCCGTCCTCGCCACGGTGGGGGCGTTCTCGCTCGCCGTGTTCCTCTTCCGGGCCGGGGAAACCGTCCTCCGATTGCTGCGGATGCGGGCGCGGCTGTCCGCCCTCGAGTCGCTCGGCACCCGGCGACCAGGGCGCTTCCCCATCGTCGCCGTCCCCGGTGCTCCACGGCTCTGCCATGCGGTCGGGCTCGTGCGCCGGCGCATCCTGCTGTCCGCCAGTCTGGCGGAGTCGCTCACCCCGGCGGAGCTGCGCTCGGCGCTGGCGCACGAGGAGGCCCACCTGCGCCGTCGAGACCCGTTGCTCGGCGTGCTCCTCGGGGTGGCCGGGCTCTTCGCCGCGCCGTTCCTCTCACGCGCCTGCGCGGCCGCCCACCAGATGGCAGCGGAGGAGGCGTGCGACGCCGAAGCGGCGGCGGCGGTGGGAGATGGCGGGCTGGTGGCGGGCGCGCTCGTCAAGGTGGCGGCGCTGCAGCAGCGGCTCTCCCACGTCACGGGGGATGCACCCGCCTTCGGGGCGCTCGCGCTGGAGCGCCGTGTCCGGCTGCTGCTCGATGAGGCCGCACGCGCCACCACGGCGCACGCCCTTCGCGTCACCGGCGCAGTGGCCCTGGCCACCGGGCTGCTCTCACTCGCTCACAGCGCCTTCCTCCATCACGCGGTGGAGACGGCCCTCCACATCCTCTTCTGA
- a CDS encoding BlaI/MecI/CopY family transcriptional regulator, producing the protein MKKRTWEPLGRLEAIVMEVVWARAPVTAREVCDRMTGDEERAYTTIMTTMDRLHRKGLLVREKDGPAWRYVPALGKAEFEKALADSLAAEILQSHGEVALSAFVDAAAQVDEGLLDRLAQLISQRRKGHG; encoded by the coding sequence GTGAAGAAGCGCACCTGGGAACCGCTGGGCCGATTGGAAGCGATCGTCATGGAGGTGGTCTGGGCCCGGGCCCCGGTCACGGCGCGCGAGGTGTGCGACCGGATGACGGGGGACGAGGAGCGGGCCTACACCACCATCATGACGACGATGGATCGGCTCCACCGCAAGGGGCTGCTCGTTCGTGAGAAGGACGGCCCGGCCTGGCGGTACGTGCCCGCGCTCGGCAAGGCCGAGTTCGAGAAGGCGCTCGCGGACAGCCTGGCGGCGGAGATCCTCCAGTCTCACGGTGAGGTGGCGCTCTCGGCCTTCGTCGATGCGGCGGCCCAGGTCGACGAGGGGCTGCTCGACCGGCTGGCACAGCTCATCTCCCAACGGCGCAAGGGGCACGGATGA
- the chrA gene encoding chromate efflux transporter codes for MSTTQTDGGPEARVPHESYGKLFLRFLHFGLLAWGGPVAQIAMIRHDLVEKEKWVTREHFNRALAVYQVLPGPEAHELCVYFGMLARGRLGGVLAGLGFMLPGLVLMLGLSWLYLRYGLGSPRLLAVFGAVQAAVTALIVRAVVRIAQHTLEDRWSWGVAGLAALAQGAGVHFGFTLVAAGLIVLLAKKGLRLPALGLAGACVVAVAVFLILHGFAPMGAGGAEVGQGTATERPSLLALLVSGLRGGLLTFGGAYTAIPFIQRDAVVTGAWMTNAQFLDGLALSGLIPAPLIIFSTFVGYLGGGWAGALVMTAGIFLPAFSFSLLGHDFFERVLHHPRFRHFLDGVTAGVVGLIAATTVGLLRAGLTRPATVAIFAVTLGVLFRWNAKFLVPLVIAGAAVAGLLLQYY; via the coding sequence ATGAGCACCACCCAGACAGACGGTGGACCGGAGGCCCGGGTCCCGCACGAATCCTACGGGAAGCTGTTCCTGCGCTTCCTCCACTTCGGCCTGCTCGCCTGGGGTGGACCGGTGGCGCAGATCGCGATGATCCGCCACGACCTGGTGGAGAAGGAGAAGTGGGTCACCCGCGAGCACTTCAACCGGGCGCTCGCCGTGTACCAGGTGCTGCCGGGGCCCGAGGCGCACGAGCTGTGCGTCTACTTCGGGATGCTCGCGCGCGGCCGGTTGGGCGGAGTGCTGGCGGGACTCGGCTTCATGCTGCCGGGCCTCGTCCTGATGCTCGGCCTCTCGTGGCTCTACCTGCGGTACGGCCTGGGCTCGCCGCGGCTCCTGGCCGTGTTCGGTGCCGTCCAGGCGGCGGTGACGGCGCTCATCGTCCGGGCGGTGGTGCGCATCGCGCAGCACACCCTCGAGGACCGCTGGTCGTGGGGTGTGGCCGGGCTCGCGGCGCTCGCGCAGGGCGCGGGGGTGCACTTCGGCTTCACGCTCGTGGCCGCGGGGCTCATCGTCCTGCTGGCGAAGAAGGGGCTGCGGCTGCCGGCCCTGGGGCTCGCCGGAGCGTGCGTGGTGGCCGTGGCCGTCTTCCTGATCCTCCACGGGTTCGCGCCCATGGGCGCGGGCGGGGCCGAGGTCGGGCAGGGGACCGCCACCGAGCGCCCTTCCCTCCTGGCCCTGCTGGTGTCGGGCCTGCGCGGCGGGCTGCTCACCTTCGGCGGGGCCTACACCGCCATCCCCTTCATCCAGCGGGACGCCGTGGTGACGGGCGCGTGGATGACCAACGCGCAGTTCCTCGACGGGCTCGCCCTCTCGGGGCTCATCCCCGCGCCGCTCATCATCTTCTCCACCTTCGTGGGCTACCTCGGCGGGGGATGGGCCGGGGCGCTGGTGATGACGGCGGGCATCTTCCTCCCGGCCTTCTCCTTCTCGCTCCTCGGTCACGACTTCTTCGAGCGGGTGCTCCACCATCCGCGCTTCCGCCACTTCCTCGACGGGGTGACGGCGGGCGTGGTGGGGCTCATCGCGGCGACCACGGTGGGGCTGCTGCGCGCCGGGCTCACCCGGCCCGCCACGGTGGCCATCTTCGCCGTCACACTCGGAGTGCTCTTCCGGTGGAACGCGAAGTTCCTCGTGCCGCTCGTCATCGCCGGGGCGGCCGTGGCCGGACTCCTGCTCCAGTACTATTGA
- a CDS encoding type II toxin-antitoxin system RelE family toxin: MPHVQSEMNHSEHTTAYAVEVSAAAWKQLSQLPLEIYQRIRGELDTVAARLVRMGTPTLSLLKIVCQVTSLSIMVGEYIVLYDMEPDRGYLTLREVARRLPHDT; encoded by the coding sequence GTGCCTCACGTCCAGTCCGAGATGAACCACTCCGAGCACACCACCGCCTATGCGGTCGAAGTCAGCGCGGCGGCCTGGAAGCAGCTCTCCCAGCTGCCCTTGGAGATCTACCAGCGCATCCGTGGCGAGCTGGATACGGTCGCCGCCAGGCTCGTTCGCATGGGGACGCCCACCCTGTCCCTCTTGAAGATCGTCTGCCAGGTCACGTCCCTGTCAATCATGGTGGGGGAGTACATCGTTCTCTACGACATGGAGCCCGATCGCGGATACCTCACCCTGCGCGAGGTCGCACGCCGTCTTCCTCACGACACGTAA
- a CDS encoding LIC_10091 family protein has translation MPAMRVFALLVALAGAVASASEPALSAFASLPADPAPPELVRGLHYWISNENDLHLFHDTVKDKGGVYIGVGSDQNYLLGAWARAEVLVLLDFDQSIVDLHRVYRVIFLAAETPEEFLRLWQLKSRKEVRRLIEEGYPDKAQRVGALRAYGTARWAVERRLKRVVAQMEKASLPNFVVDAAEYAHLRRLFQQDKVFMVRGDLTAQRTVSAVGRAVAQAGKKVGVLYLSNAEQYFPYGARYRSNMRELALDEGSVVVRTSGQRGVSHVKGTYYHYNTQSGSSFLAWLADEKTRDVRRMLRYAPDSGTVYGLSRLDIGPEEAREAAKQRLLAKVQAKKVKRGRGLSRAAHGEAVR, from the coding sequence ATGCCCGCGATGCGTGTCTTCGCCCTCCTCGTCGCCCTGGCTGGAGCCGTGGCCTCCGCCAGCGAGCCAGCCCTCTCCGCCTTCGCCAGCCTGCCAGCGGATCCCGCTCCCCCGGAGCTCGTGCGCGGCCTCCACTACTGGATCTCCAACGAGAACGACCTCCACCTCTTCCACGACACGGTGAAGGACAAGGGCGGCGTCTACATCGGGGTGGGCTCCGATCAGAACTACCTGCTGGGGGCCTGGGCGCGCGCCGAGGTGCTCGTCCTGCTCGACTTCGACCAGTCCATCGTGGATCTGCACCGCGTCTACCGCGTCATCTTCCTCGCGGCGGAGACGCCCGAGGAGTTCCTCCGGCTGTGGCAGTTGAAGAGCCGCAAGGAGGTGCGCCGCCTCATCGAGGAGGGCTACCCGGACAAGGCGCAGCGGGTGGGCGCGCTCCGGGCCTACGGCACGGCCCGCTGGGCGGTGGAGCGGAGGCTGAAGCGCGTGGTGGCGCAGATGGAGAAGGCGTCCCTGCCGAACTTCGTGGTGGATGCCGCCGAGTACGCCCACCTCCGCCGCCTCTTCCAGCAGGACAAGGTCTTCATGGTGCGGGGAGACCTCACCGCCCAGCGCACCGTGAGCGCGGTGGGCCGGGCGGTGGCACAGGCGGGGAAGAAGGTGGGGGTGCTCTACCTGTCGAACGCCGAGCAGTACTTCCCGTATGGCGCGCGGTACCGGAGCAACATGCGCGAGCTCGCCCTGGACGAGGGCAGCGTGGTGGTGCGCACGAGCGGCCAGCGGGGCGTCTCGCACGTGAAGGGCACCTACTACCACTACAACACCCAGTCGGGTTCGAGCTTCCTGGCCTGGCTGGCGGACGAAAAGACGCGGGACGTGCGCCGGATGCTCCGCTACGCGCCGGACAGCGGCACGGTGTACGGGCTGTCGCGGCTGGACATCGGGCCCGAGGAGGCGCGCGAGGCGGCGAAGCAGCGGCTCCTGGCGAAGGTGCAGGCGAAGAAGGTGAAGCGGGGGAGGGGCTTGTCGCGGGCGGCGCACGGCGAGGCCGTGCGGTGA
- a CDS encoding formylglycine-generating enzyme family protein translates to MPLLLVARVAVAEEPFPGAPEVRPCLEAPIAGMACIPGGPFLRGVNGGRHAPARPQAKVWVGTFYMDTHEVTYGAYKACEKAGRCRKAGPNYRDFDNPRQPINGVSWYDAKAFCEAQGKHLPTEAEWEKAARGTDGRLYPWGDAPATCERAVIMDGRGRSCGHKQRSRTHADVGRPEPVGSRPPNPYGLHDMSGNAWEWVADWFTPSWKACGEACLGVEPKGPCEGREPCEGHTEKVVRGGSWFWPGSYATTVYRRPHVPANRPVFHHFGFRCAASLAEARALAEGSR, encoded by the coding sequence GTGCCCCTGCTCCTGGTGGCGCGCGTGGCGGTGGCGGAGGAGCCGTTTCCCGGGGCTCCGGAGGTGCGGCCCTGTCTCGAGGCACCGATCGCCGGCATGGCCTGCATTCCCGGTGGCCCCTTCCTCCGAGGTGTGAACGGGGGGCGGCACGCGCCGGCCAGGCCCCAGGCGAAGGTCTGGGTGGGGACCTTCTACATGGACACCCACGAGGTGACGTACGGGGCCTACAAGGCGTGCGAGAAGGCGGGCCGGTGCCGGAAGGCCGGGCCCAACTACCGCGACTTCGACAACCCCCGGCAGCCCATCAACGGGGTGAGCTGGTACGACGCGAAGGCCTTCTGCGAGGCCCAGGGCAAGCACCTGCCGACGGAGGCCGAGTGGGAGAAGGCGGCGCGCGGCACGGACGGGCGGCTCTACCCGTGGGGCGATGCGCCCGCCACCTGCGAGCGCGCCGTCATCATGGACGGCCGGGGGCGGAGCTGCGGACACAAGCAGCGCTCGCGGACGCACGCCGACGTGGGGCGTCCGGAGCCGGTGGGCTCGCGGCCTCCCAATCCCTACGGGCTCCACGACATGTCGGGCAACGCCTGGGAGTGGGTGGCGGACTGGTTCACCCCTTCGTGGAAGGCGTGTGGTGAGGCGTGTCTGGGGGTGGAGCCGAAGGGCCCGTGCGAGGGCCGCGAGCCTTGCGAGGGCCACACCGAGAAGGTGGTGCGGGGCGGCTCGTGGTTCTGGCCGGGCTCGTACGCGACGACGGTGTACCGGCGGCCCCACGTGCCCGCCAACCGGCCCGTCTTCCACCACTTCGGTTTCCGCTGCGCGGCGAGCCTCGCGGAGGCGCGGGCACTCGCGGAGGGGTCCCGGTGA
- a CDS encoding ATP-binding protein, with protein sequence MGAHMRALDWGATALGPVEGWSQSLRSAVSICLTSRFPIVLFCGPEFVVLYNDAYIPTLGRKHPHLALGRPAREAWAEIWHVIHPMLESVRTTGAATWSDDQLLLIDRAGYLEEAYFTFSYSPIGIETGQVEGIFAAVNITTERVIGERRLRTLRQLAGHVSEARSVEEACRQAARTFSANPADVPFALMYQLDERRTQATLLSAAGLVEGGAASPGHPSLTGPDGQGWPLARVAATGHMEVVTDVRARFGDLPGGPWDESPHSAVLLPISQPGQKAPYGVLVAGVSPHRELDESYRGFLEMATGHVASAVANAQAYEAERRRAERLAELDRAKTTFFSNISHEFRTPLTLMLAPMEDALTSARRCLEGEELATVHRNGMRLLKLVNTLLDFSRIEAGRIQSTYVPTDLASLTVDLASTFRSAMERAGLRLVVDCPLLPEPVWVDPELWEKVVLNLLSNAFKFTFEGEVEVGLRWRGGHVELTVRDSGTGIDAEELPRIFERFHRVQGARGRSFEGTGIGLTLVQEVVKLHGGSVDVRSTPGQGTTFTVCLPTGHAHLPAERLGAARTQDSTSMGADAFLQESSGWLAPALVPGPAPTPAPVTAAPLPPSVPREARLLLADDNADMRAYVERLLRTQGWQVEAVRDGAEALEVARARPPDLILSDVMMPRLDGFGLLRALREDARTHTVPFILLSARAGEEATVEGLNAGADDYLTKPFSARELVARVGAALAIARLRREALRREQRYVSEMEARQRLLDAVLQQMPAGVIVAEPSGRLTFFNHQQEELLRGPMGTANSVEEYNGHQAFRMDGHRLQPNEWPLARSLLHGEVVVDEQLQLRRADGTRAMVRMSASPVRDHEGRIIAGVVITQDVTKQKEQEAELHRRVEFEQQLLGIVSHDLRNPINAITLAAHALLRREELDPHVTRSASRILSSAERATRMIRDLLDFTQARLGGGISLERQPTDLRLLVQQVLEEVELAWPERHLEVRQQGSAWGEWDSDRMAQVVSNLVTNALKYSPADTPVSVELRAWDEELVLSVHNEGPPIPPHVLPRLFEPLQRGTAQMDRATRSIGLGLYIVKHLVEAHGGSVSASSTGSQGTTFTVRLPRDSRPSSRH encoded by the coding sequence ATGGGCGCTCACATGCGGGCCCTCGATTGGGGGGCCACCGCGCTGGGCCCCGTGGAGGGCTGGTCCCAGTCGCTGCGCAGCGCGGTGAGCATCTGCCTCACCTCGCGCTTCCCCATCGTCCTCTTCTGCGGACCCGAGTTCGTCGTCCTCTACAACGACGCCTACATCCCCACGCTCGGGCGCAAGCACCCGCACCTGGCCCTGGGCCGTCCGGCCCGCGAGGCCTGGGCGGAGATCTGGCACGTCATCCACCCCATGTTGGAGAGCGTCCGCACCACGGGCGCGGCGACGTGGTCGGATGACCAGCTGCTCCTCATCGACCGGGCGGGCTACCTGGAGGAGGCATACTTCACCTTCTCCTACAGCCCCATCGGCATCGAGACCGGCCAGGTGGAAGGCATCTTCGCCGCGGTGAACATCACCACCGAGCGTGTCATCGGCGAGCGGCGGCTGCGCACCCTCCGGCAGCTCGCCGGGCACGTCAGCGAGGCACGCTCCGTGGAGGAGGCGTGCCGGCAGGCCGCGCGCACCTTCTCGGCCAACCCCGCGGATGTGCCGTTCGCGCTGATGTATCAGCTGGATGAGCGGCGCACCCAGGCCACCCTGCTGAGCGCCGCGGGGCTGGTGGAAGGCGGAGCGGCGAGCCCCGGGCACCCGAGCCTCACCGGGCCGGACGGCCAGGGCTGGCCCCTGGCGCGCGTGGCGGCCACCGGGCACATGGAGGTGGTCACCGACGTGCGCGCGCGCTTCGGAGACCTGCCGGGAGGACCCTGGGACGAGTCGCCCCACTCGGCGGTGCTGCTCCCCATCTCCCAGCCGGGACAGAAGGCGCCCTATGGCGTGCTGGTGGCGGGCGTGTCCCCGCACAGGGAACTGGACGAGTCCTACCGGGGCTTCCTCGAGATGGCCACCGGGCACGTGGCCTCGGCCGTGGCCAACGCCCAGGCCTACGAGGCCGAGCGCCGCCGCGCCGAGAGACTGGCGGAGCTGGACCGGGCGAAGACGACCTTCTTCTCCAACATCTCCCACGAGTTCCGCACCCCGCTCACGCTGATGCTCGCGCCGATGGAGGACGCGCTGACCTCGGCGCGGCGGTGCCTGGAGGGCGAAGAGCTGGCCACGGTGCACCGCAACGGCATGCGGCTGCTCAAGCTCGTCAACACGCTGCTGGACTTCAGCCGCATCGAGGCGGGGCGCATCCAGTCCACCTACGTCCCCACGGACCTGGCCAGCCTCACCGTCGATCTGGCGAGCACCTTCCGCTCGGCGATGGAGCGCGCCGGGCTGCGGCTGGTGGTGGACTGTCCGCTCCTGCCCGAGCCCGTCTGGGTGGACCCGGAGCTCTGGGAGAAGGTGGTGCTCAACCTCCTCTCCAATGCCTTCAAGTTCACCTTCGAGGGCGAGGTGGAGGTGGGCCTGCGCTGGCGAGGCGGCCACGTGGAGCTGACCGTGCGCGACTCGGGCACGGGCATCGACGCCGAGGAGCTGCCGCGCATCTTCGAGCGCTTCCACCGCGTGCAGGGCGCGCGCGGGCGCTCCTTCGAGGGGACGGGCATCGGGCTGACGCTGGTGCAGGAGGTGGTGAAGCTGCACGGGGGCAGCGTGGACGTGCGGAGCACGCCGGGCCAGGGCACCACCTTCACGGTGTGCCTTCCCACCGGCCATGCGCACCTGCCGGCCGAGCGGCTCGGAGCGGCCCGGACGCAGGACTCCACGTCGATGGGAGCGGACGCCTTCCTCCAGGAGAGCTCCGGGTGGCTGGCGCCCGCCCTCGTGCCCGGGCCCGCCCCCACTCCGGCTCCGGTCACCGCGGCGCCACTGCCACCTTCCGTCCCACGCGAGGCCCGCCTCCTGCTCGCCGACGACAACGCGGACATGCGCGCCTACGTGGAGCGGTTGCTGCGCACGCAAGGCTGGCAGGTGGAGGCCGTCAGGGATGGAGCCGAGGCGCTCGAGGTGGCACGCGCCCGCCCGCCGGACCTCATCCTCAGCGACGTGATGATGCCGCGGTTGGACGGCTTCGGCCTGCTGCGCGCCCTGCGCGAGGACGCGCGCACCCATACCGTGCCCTTCATCCTGCTGTCCGCCCGCGCGGGCGAGGAGGCCACCGTGGAAGGCCTGAACGCGGGAGCGGATGACTACCTCACCAAGCCCTTCAGCGCGCGCGAGCTGGTGGCCCGCGTGGGCGCCGCGCTCGCCATCGCCCGGCTCCGGCGGGAGGCGCTCCGCCGCGAGCAGCGGTATGTGTCCGAGATGGAAGCCCGGCAGCGGCTGCTGGACGCGGTGCTCCAGCAGATGCCCGCGGGGGTCATCGTGGCCGAGCCCTCGGGCCGGCTGACGTTCTTCAACCACCAGCAGGAGGAGCTGCTGCGCGGCCCCATGGGCACCGCCAACAGCGTGGAGGAGTACAACGGGCACCAGGCCTTCCGCATGGATGGCCACCGCCTCCAGCCCAACGAGTGGCCCCTGGCGCGCTCGCTGCTCCACGGCGAGGTGGTGGTGGACGAGCAGCTTCAACTGCGGCGCGCGGACGGCACTCGCGCGATGGTCCGGATGAGCGCCAGCCCGGTGCGGGATCACGAGGGCCGCATCATCGCGGGGGTGGTCATCACCCAGGACGTGACGAAACAGAAGGAGCAGGAGGCCGAGCTGCACCGCCGCGTGGAGTTCGAACAGCAGCTCCTCGGCATCGTCAGCCACGACCTGCGCAACCCCATCAACGCCATCACCCTGGCGGCCCACGCGCTGCTGCGGCGCGAGGAGCTCGATCCGCACGTCACCCGGTCCGCCAGCCGAATCCTCTCCTCGGCCGAGCGTGCCACGCGGATGATCCGCGACCTGCTCGACTTCACCCAGGCACGGCTGGGTGGAGGCATCTCCCTGGAGCGCCAGCCCACGGACCTGCGGCTGCTGGTGCAGCAGGTGCTGGAAGAGGTGGAGCTGGCCTGGCCGGAGCGGCACCTCGAGGTGCGCCAGCAGGGCAGCGCCTGGGGCGAGTGGGACTCGGACCGCATGGCGCAGGTGGTGTCCAACCTGGTGACCAACGCCCTCAAGTACAGCCCCGCGGACACGCCCGTGAGCGTGGAGCTGCGCGCCTGGGACGAGGAGCTGGTGCTGTCGGTGCACAACGAGGGGCCCCCCATCCCTCCCCACGTCCTCCCCCGCCTCTTCGAGCCGCTCCAACGCGGCACCGCGCAGATGGACCGGGCGACGCGGAGCATCGGCCTCGGCCTCTACATCGTGAAGCACCTGGTCGAGGCGCACGGGGGCTCGGTCTCCGCCAGCTCGACCGGGAGCCAGGGCACCACCTTCACCGTGAGGCTGCCCCGCGACTCCAGGCCCTCGTCCCGGCACTGA
- a CDS encoding right-handed parallel beta-helix repeat-containing protein — translation MLRALLVVWGSLTPVVASATQVQGTLSTPTVWKKSGSPYVLTGDVTVGWGTTLVIEPGVKVIAAKQDALRSGADEQRVELIVDGALVVRGTEARPVRFTSGEEPGSWYGIRVRGGRGTVIDGAVIDRAWQGLSLDMGAVVRNTSVSDTVEDCVRVGWGSATLVDNRLSGCGANGVSVAEGARVRMEKTVVTGSGGHGVELRGWGELIHDTFHANGAAGVALLGENEASVVRDSLITSNEGHGVYKASAARGVLLSNNVWGNAGGDYGAAAFAGQGSISVNPLYVSATDLRLSAGSPGRGVATDGLDLGAFSSPRGASLPDGLLAAASVRGTRVFTVPVPGRARERIVAASGVALASSKVGKAGGRSTRWHGLSPERRRRGKSSVAGTLASVSRNPSRIRSVVHESGLTALER, via the coding sequence GTGCTGCGCGCGCTCCTGGTGGTGTGGGGGTCGCTGACCCCCGTGGTGGCATCCGCCACGCAAGTCCAGGGTACGCTCTCCACGCCCACGGTCTGGAAGAAGAGCGGCAGCCCCTACGTGCTCACGGGGGATGTGACGGTGGGGTGGGGTACGACACTGGTCATCGAGCCCGGGGTGAAGGTCATCGCCGCGAAGCAGGACGCACTGCGGTCCGGGGCGGATGAGCAGCGCGTGGAACTCATCGTGGACGGGGCGCTGGTGGTGCGAGGCACCGAGGCCCGGCCGGTGCGGTTCACGTCTGGAGAGGAGCCGGGGTCCTGGTACGGCATCCGGGTGAGGGGAGGCCGGGGGACGGTCATCGACGGAGCGGTCATCGACCGGGCCTGGCAGGGCCTGTCGCTGGACATGGGCGCGGTGGTGCGGAACACCTCGGTGAGCGACACCGTGGAGGACTGCGTGCGCGTGGGCTGGGGCAGCGCGACGCTGGTGGACAACCGGCTGAGCGGGTGTGGGGCCAACGGGGTGAGCGTGGCGGAGGGGGCGCGGGTGCGGATGGAGAAGACGGTGGTGACGGGCAGTGGGGGCCACGGGGTCGAGCTGCGGGGCTGGGGCGAGCTGATCCACGACACGTTCCACGCCAACGGGGCCGCGGGTGTGGCGCTGCTCGGCGAGAACGAGGCGTCGGTGGTGAGGGACAGCCTCATCACGTCCAACGAGGGCCATGGCGTGTACAAGGCGTCGGCGGCCCGGGGCGTCCTGCTGTCCAACAACGTCTGGGGCAACGCGGGTGGGGACTACGGGGCCGCCGCGTTCGCGGGGCAGGGCTCCATCTCCGTCAATCCGCTCTACGTGTCCGCGACGGATCTGCGGCTGAGCGCCGGCTCGCCGGGCAGGGGCGTGGCCACGGATGGGTTGGACCTGGGTGCCTTCTCGAGCCCCAGGGGCGCCTCCCTTCCGGACGGTCTGCTGGCGGCGGCCTCCGTCCGTGGCACTCGGGTCTTCACGGTTCCGGTTCCGGGGCGCGCCCGGGAGCGCATCGTGGCGGCCAGCGGTGTCGCACTGGCGTCCAGCAAGGTGGGCAAGGCGGGTGGCCGGTCCACGCGGTGGCACGGGCTCTCCCCCGAGCGCAGGAGACGGGGCAAGTCCTCCGTGGCGGGCACGCTCGCCTCCGTGTCCCGCAATCCGTCCCGCATCCGCTCCGTGGTTCATGAGAGCGGGCTGACGGCCCTGGAGCGCTAG